In one Brassica oleracea var. oleracea cultivar TO1000 chromosome C9, BOL, whole genome shotgun sequence genomic region, the following are encoded:
- the LOC106315760 gene encoding uncharacterized protein At5g65660-like produces the protein MENTQEYSPPHMDASRPSLGFPLGTALLLIIIFSLSGIFSCCYHWDKHRSLRRSLANASGHPSAASADIESSPFKPILPFPDLKKNQNLSVTVLMPGDNTPKFIALPCPCAPPRPEKLTVSAQSPPHSPPVKPPLFPVPLY, from the exons ATGGAGAACACTCAAGAATACTCGCCGCCGCACATGGACGCTTCTCGTCCGTCACTAGGATTCCCTCTAGGCACAGCTCTGCTTCTCATAATCATTTTCAGCCTCTCTGGAATATTCTCTTGCTGTTACCATTGGGACAAACATCGTTCTCTCCGCCGTTCTTTGGCCAATGCATCCGGTCATCCCTCCGCCGCCTCTGCTGACATAGAGTCCTCTCCGTTCAAACCTATACTCCCTTTTCCG GATTTGAAGAAAAACCAGAATTTGAGCGTTACGGTGTTGATGCCTGGAGATAACACGCCGAAGTTTATAGCATTGCCGTGTCCGTGTGCACCACCTCGACCGGAGAAGCTCACCGTCAGTGCTCAAAGTCCGCCGCACTCACCTCCCGTTAAGCCGCCGCTTTTTCCTGTTCCTCTGTACTAG